From the Palaemon carinicauda isolate YSFRI2023 chromosome 42, ASM3689809v2, whole genome shotgun sequence genome, one window contains:
- the LOC137632793 gene encoding cuticle protein AMP1B-like has protein sequence MSTKTLLVCLSLGAVNGVPQGYGAPPPPPYGATSGPVVPILVDNREGPDASGVYSFNFETGDGISRQEQGAPQGPEGAVAAQGGWTFTFPDGTPAVFQFVADGTGYSVQSDLLPTPPPLPPHAIAQIEKAAREDAAAAASGGGRPQYSAPPPPPSQGYSF, from the exons ATGTCGACGAAGACTCTGCTTGTGTGCTTGTCCTTGGGAGCAGTGAATGGTGTCCCCCAGGGGTATggtgcccctcctcctcctccatacgGTGCCACCTCAGGCCCTGTGGTTCCTATCCTGGTTGACAATCGCGAGGGACCTGACGCCTCTGGAGTCTACAGCTTCAACTTCGAAACCGGTGATGGCATCAGTCGTCAGGAGCAGGGCGCCCCTCAGGGACCTGAAGGGGCAGTAGCTGCTCAGGGAGGATGGAC TTTCACCTTCCCTGACGGAACCCCGGCCGTGTTCCAGTTCGTAGCTGACGGGACTGGATACAGCGTCCAGTCTGACCTCCTGCCGACGCCCCCTCCTCTGCCTCCCCATGCCATTGCCCAGATCGAAAAGGCCGCTCGGGAGGACGCCGCTGCTGCAGCTTCAGGAGGAGGACGTCCTCAGTACAGcgcccctcctccccctcccagtCAGGGATACAGTTTCTAA
- the LOC137632802 gene encoding cuticle protein AMP1B-like isoform X1 produces MISNLLICLLLGAVNAFPQGYGAPPPPSYGGGPSGPVVPILVDNREGPDASGVYSFNFETGDGISRHEQGAPQGPEGAVAAQGGWTFTFPDGTPAVFQFVADGAGYSVQSDLLPTPPPLPPHAIAQIEKAAREDAAAAASGGGRPQYSAPPPPPPSQGYSF; encoded by the exons ATGATTTCG AACCTCCTCATCTGTTTGCTATTGGGAGCAGTGAATGCCTTCCCCCAGGGGTATGGCGCCCCTCCCCCTCCTTCATACGGTGGGGGTCCCTCAGGCCCCGTGGTTCCTATCCTGGTTGACAATCGTGAGGGACCTGACGCCTCTGGAGTGTACAGCTTCAACTTCGAAACCGGAGATGGCATCAGTCGTCATGAGCAAGGCGCCCCTCAAGGACCTGAAGGAGCAGTAGCTGCTCAGGGAGGCTGGAC TTTCACCTTCCCTGACGGAACCCCGGCCGTGTTCCAGTTCGTAGCTGACGGGGCTGGATACAGCGTCCAGTCTGACCTCCTGCCGACGCCCCCTCCTCTGCCTCCCCATGCCATTGCCCAGATCGAAAAGGCCGCTCGGGAGGACGCCGCTGCTGCAGCTTCAGGAGGAGGACGTCCTCAGTACAGcgcccctcctccccctcctcctagtCAGGGATACAGTTTCTAA
- the LOC137632802 gene encoding cuticle protein AMP1B-like isoform X2, translated as MPQNLLICLLLGAVNAFPQGYGAPPPPSYGGGPSGPVVPILVDNREGPDASGVYSFNFETGDGISRHEQGAPQGPEGAVAAQGGWTFTFPDGTPAVFQFVADGAGYSVQSDLLPTPPPLPPHAIAQIEKAAREDAAAAASGGGRPQYSAPPPPPPSQGYSF; from the exons atgccCCAGAACCTCCTCATCTGTTTGCTATTGGGAGCAGTGAATGCCTTCCCCCAGGGGTATGGCGCCCCTCCCCCTCCTTCATACGGTGGGGGTCCCTCAGGCCCCGTGGTTCCTATCCTGGTTGACAATCGTGAGGGACCTGACGCCTCTGGAGTGTACAGCTTCAACTTCGAAACCGGAGATGGCATCAGTCGTCATGAGCAAGGCGCCCCTCAAGGACCTGAAGGAGCAGTAGCTGCTCAGGGAGGCTGGAC TTTCACCTTCCCTGACGGAACCCCGGCCGTGTTCCAGTTCGTAGCTGACGGGGCTGGATACAGCGTCCAGTCTGACCTCCTGCCGACGCCCCCTCCTCTGCCTCCCCATGCCATTGCCCAGATCGAAAAGGCCGCTCGGGAGGACGCCGCTGCTGCAGCTTCAGGAGGAGGACGTCCTCAGTACAGcgcccctcctccccctcctcctagtCAGGGATACAGTTTCTAA